In the Sulfitobacter pacificus genome, one interval contains:
- the rsfS gene encoding ribosome silencing factor: protein MARTSDMTTSNAVLAAILNSLEEDKAEDIVQIDLRGKTEIGDHMIICSGRSTRQVSAISEKLAQKVKDEFGRSPKIEGKDIGDWVLIDTGDVIVHVFRPEVREFYQLEKMWMDGGEVASPQN from the coding sequence ATGGCGCGTACCTCTGACATGACAACAAGCAATGCTGTGTTGGCCGCCATCCTGAACTCTCTGGAAGAAGACAAAGCCGAGGACATCGTGCAGATTGATCTGCGCGGCAAGACCGAGATTGGCGATCACATGATCATCTGTTCCGGCCGTTCGACCCGTCAGGTTTCGGCGATTTCGGAAAAGCTGGCACAGAAGGTCAAAGACGAATTTGGCCGCTCGCCCAAGATCGAGGGCAAGGACATCGGCGACTGGGTCTTGATCGACACAGGCGACGTGATTGTGCATGTGTTCCGCCCCGAAGTGCGCGAGTTCTACCAGCTGGAAAAGATGTGGATGGACGGCGGCGAAGTCGCATCCCCGCAAAACTGA